The following proteins come from a genomic window of Nostoc sp. ATCC 53789:
- a CDS encoding isochorismatase family cysteine hydrolase: MNFCLFIIDIQNGFITPNTSHIPQRVKSLLEQNIFEHVIFTRFINTPNSPYIKYLNWQNLTSPFEQKIVNTIEPFAQVVFDKTIYTACNTETLNFINKNNIQKVFICGLDTDSCVLKTAIDFFENNINPYILKYYSASTGGDKIHQAGLLVLSQMIGVNNIVTEPLDRQNLNKYLQLV; encoded by the coding sequence ATGAATTTCTGTCTCTTTATCATTGATATTCAAAATGGATTTATCACTCCAAATACAAGCCATATTCCACAAAGAGTTAAATCTTTATTAGAGCAAAACATCTTTGAACACGTCATTTTCACAAGATTTATAAATACCCCTAATAGCCCTTATATCAAATATCTAAATTGGCAGAATCTCACATCACCATTTGAGCAAAAAATTGTTAATACAATTGAACCATTTGCTCAAGTAGTTTTTGATAAAACTATATATACTGCTTGTAATACAGAGACACTCAATTTTATAAATAAAAATAATATTCAAAAAGTATTTATTTGTGGTTTAGACACTGATTCTTGTGTTTTAAAAACTGCCATTGATTTTTTTGAGAACAATATCAATCCTTATATTTTAAAATATTACTCAGCATCAACAGGCGGTGATAAAATCCACCAAGCAGGTCTTTTAGTATTAAGCCAGATGATTGGGGTAAATAATATTGTAACTGAACCTTTAGACAGGCAAAATTTAAATAAATATTTACAGTTAGTATAA
- a CDS encoding NUDIX domain-containing protein, with amino-acid sequence MANWSDSYLGKLRKVVGHRLLLLFSVYVIIEDNLGRILLQKRSDFKLWGLPGGYPEVGESAEECSAREVFEETGLTVKRFEAVGFSSNPAFETVTYPNGDRVQTFNLILRSVEWEGSLACLDGESLALEFFDLADLPTLMPNDRTVLEKFQEYQKSGKFLMF; translated from the coding sequence ATGGCGAATTGGTCTGACTCTTATCTTGGCAAGTTACGAAAAGTTGTAGGCCATCGCTTACTTCTGTTATTTAGCGTATACGTGATTATCGAGGATAACTTGGGACGCATTCTGTTGCAAAAACGAAGTGATTTTAAACTTTGGGGGCTACCTGGTGGCTATCCAGAAGTAGGTGAATCTGCCGAAGAATGTTCAGCACGAGAGGTTTTTGAAGAAACTGGTTTAACGGTTAAGCGTTTTGAAGCTGTGGGGTTTTCTTCCAATCCAGCCTTTGAAACTGTAACTTATCCCAACGGCGATCGCGTCCAAACCTTCAATTTGATTTTGCGATCTGTTGAATGGGAAGGCAGTCTCGCTTGCCTAGATGGAGAATCGCTAGCACTGGAATTTTTCGATTTGGCAGACTTACCTACGCTAATGCCAAACGATCGCACTGTTTTGGAAAAGTTTCAAGAATACCAAAAAAGCGGCAAATTCTTGATGTTCTAA
- a CDS encoding amino acid ABC transporter ATP-binding protein: protein MSNVVIRTEFLCKSFGKLDVLKDISTEFYQGEVVAILGPSGSGKSTFLRCINLLEQPTRGRIYFHDQEITNPKANIAKVRQHLVMVFQHFNLFPHMNVLQNVTYAPIKVKGINKQKAEEHGLELLAKVGLEEKVSVYPSKLSGGQKQRVAIARALAMEPEMILFDEPTSALDPEMVKDVLEVMKALALSGMTMAIVTHEMGFAREVANRIMFLDQGILAEDTTPNEFFQNPQCDRAKQFLEKML, encoded by the coding sequence GTGAGTAATGTAGTAATTCGCACGGAATTCTTATGTAAATCCTTTGGCAAACTCGATGTACTCAAAGATATTTCCACTGAGTTTTACCAGGGGGAAGTGGTTGCTATATTAGGCCCTTCTGGTTCAGGTAAGTCTACCTTTCTGCGATGCATAAACTTGCTAGAACAACCCACTAGAGGAAGAATCTACTTTCATGATCAAGAAATTACCAATCCCAAGGCAAACATCGCTAAAGTACGTCAGCATTTGGTAATGGTATTTCAGCATTTTAATTTGTTTCCCCACATGAATGTGCTGCAAAATGTCACCTACGCACCCATAAAGGTGAAAGGAATAAACAAGCAAAAAGCAGAAGAACATGGCTTAGAATTGCTTGCTAAGGTAGGTTTAGAAGAAAAAGTGTCTGTGTACCCGTCCAAACTATCGGGGGGACAGAAACAGCGAGTTGCGATCGCGCGGGCATTAGCAATGGAACCAGAGATGATTTTATTTGATGAACCCACCTCTGCATTAGATCCCGAAATGGTCAAAGATGTGTTGGAAGTGATGAAAGCTTTAGCGCTATCTGGGATGACAATGGCGATCGTTACTCATGAAATGGGGTTTGCGAGGGAAGTTGCCAATCGGATTATGTTCCTCGATCAGGGGATTTTAGCAGAAGATACTACTCCTAACGAGTTTTTCCAAAATCCTCAGTGCGATCGCGCGAAACAGTTCTTGGAAAAAATGCTTTAG
- a CDS encoding ABC transporter permease subunit (The N-terminal region of this protein, as described by TIGR01726, is a three transmembrane segment that identifies a subfamily of ABC transporter permease subunits, which specificities that include histidine, arginine, glutamine, glutamate, L-cystine (sic), the opines (in Agrobacterium) octopine and nopaline, etc.): MKKKKLWLSTILLIALVISIIGHSNSLKAASPLGKDTLTMITSPDYPPYDFYDTKGGDRQIVGFDIDIAKTLAEKLGFKLQIMESDFNGLIPALQANRADFVMAGMTPTPERQKNIDFSIIYYEAKDTIVAPKGSNLKQPQDLSGKKLGVQLGTIQEQNAQKIAKKVAGIQLKQLNKVPEVVQEIKSRRIDAAIVEDTVAKGFAQANPDLEFNTIPSEEASGSAIAFPKGSSFVEPFNKVLQEMKDDGTLNKLVAKWFSENTTNPVSSTPAKGGLNLDFTRILPDIPFILRGIPLTLLFTLLSVTLGLIWGTILSLLKILGIKPLTWVANAYTSVFRGTPLLLQLALVYYATPQLTGYDISALEAGVLTFTLNSGAYMSETIRGGIQAVDKGQSEAAMSMGVPYWLMMWDVILPQALKNILPALVNETIGLLKDSALVSTIGVVEILRSAQIVGANKYIYFEPLLFAGLIYYVLVMGMTLGASALERRLRESE, translated from the coding sequence ATGAAGAAAAAGAAACTATGGTTATCAACGATATTACTTATAGCATTAGTAATCAGCATCATCGGACATAGTAATTCTCTAAAAGCTGCTTCACCTTTAGGGAAAGACACGCTGACGATGATTACTTCTCCAGATTATCCTCCTTATGACTTTTATGATACTAAAGGAGGCGATCGCCAAATCGTTGGCTTTGATATAGATATTGCCAAAACCCTTGCTGAAAAACTTGGGTTTAAACTTCAAATAATGGAATCCGATTTTAATGGATTAATCCCTGCACTCCAAGCGAATCGAGCTGATTTTGTCATGGCTGGGATGACTCCGACTCCAGAACGTCAAAAAAATATTGATTTTTCAATTATTTATTACGAAGCCAAAGATACAATTGTCGCTCCTAAAGGTAGCAACCTGAAGCAACCCCAAGACTTATCAGGAAAAAAACTTGGGGTACAACTAGGAACCATACAAGAACAAAATGCTCAGAAAATTGCTAAAAAAGTCGCGGGTATTCAGCTAAAGCAACTCAACAAAGTGCCGGAAGTAGTTCAAGAAATCAAATCTAGGCGAATTGATGCCGCAATTGTTGAGGATACCGTCGCGAAAGGATTCGCCCAAGCTAACCCAGATTTAGAATTTAATACAATTCCCTCAGAGGAAGCAAGTGGATCTGCGATCGCTTTTCCCAAAGGTTCTTCTTTTGTAGAACCTTTTAACAAAGTCCTTCAAGAAATGAAGGATGATGGCACATTGAATAAACTTGTCGCCAAATGGTTTTCAGAGAACACCACCAATCCTGTATCCTCAACTCCTGCCAAAGGCGGATTAAATCTCGACTTCACCAGAATTCTTCCAGATATTCCCTTTATTCTGCGGGGAATCCCTTTAACTTTGTTGTTCACCCTATTATCTGTAACCTTGGGGTTAATCTGGGGAACAATTCTGTCTCTGTTAAAAATTCTCGGCATCAAGCCGCTTACCTGGGTTGCTAATGCCTACACCTCTGTTTTTCGAGGTACACCTTTGCTATTACAGTTGGCGTTGGTTTACTACGCAACACCTCAGCTTACAGGCTATGATATTTCCGCATTGGAGGCTGGGGTGTTAACTTTTACCCTGAATTCTGGCGCTTATATGTCAGAAACCATCAGAGGTGGGATTCAGGCGGTGGATAAAGGGCAAAGTGAAGCGGCGATGTCTATGGGTGTTCCCTATTGGTTGATGATGTGGGATGTGATTTTGCCCCAAGCATTGAAGAACATTCTCCCCGCATTGGTAAATGAAACTATCGGATTGCTCAAAGATTCCGCGCTGGTGTCAACGATTGGGGTGGTAGAAATATTACGCAGCGCCCAAATCGTTGGTGCAAACAAATATATTTATTTTGAACCACTGCTATTTGCAGGGTTAATCTACTATGTTTTGGTAATGGGTATGACCTTGGGTGCATCCGCTTTAGAAAGGAGGTTACGGGAAAGTGAGTAA